One Synechococcus sp. Nb3U1 genomic window, GACAAACATTTCCCCAGGGTTCCCAGAGTGAGGGAATGATCACCACATCGCAACGGCCAAGAAAATTTGCTACATCTTCCACTTGGCCCAAAAAAGTGACCGATGACAGGTGTTCAGCCATGCGATGTAGAGCGCCCTCTAACTCCCCAGATCCCCCTAGCAGAAGCTTGACTGGTAAGTCTTTAACCTGCTCCATAGCTTCAATGAGCACTTCGAATCCTTTCTGTGTGCAAAAGCGACCATAGGCGCCTAAGATTAAATCTCCCTCTCGAGATTTGGGAAACAGCTTAGCGAAGCGCTCAAGGGAGGGGCACTGATGAATGAGTCTCAATTGGTGATCTGAAGCCAAATGATGCTTCAGCATCCAGTCCGCTTGGGCCTGTGAGATGGTAACCACAAGGTCTGCTAAACGATAGAAGACTCGCAGGACACTGTGAAACCTCCAGGGTTGTGAGACGTTGTGTTCTTCATATCCTTGCGAATAGGCATGTTCGTGAATGATTAACTTGGCTTTCGGGAAGCGAGTCTTGAGACGCAATAAGTCAGGCAATCCCTTTAGACGACAAGTAGGGTGATAAACAATTAAATCAGGTTCTTTTATGCCCTGAAACGAGTGGAGACAGAGTTTCTCCACGTCAAAAACTACAATCTGAAAATCAAAGTTATTCGATAGATCAGATTGAATTAAGCCTCGAAGATTCGATTTTACTCCTCCCATTTTGTCATCTTTGACAACATGAAGAACTCGTCGTTTTTCAACGATGGAACCAGTGAACTTAGAAAGCAAAGGAGTCACTTGCATAGATTCTACCTGAGAAAGCTAGACATTTCCGTGGCCGTTGAGAGTATTCATTTAAGTTGACTGGAGTAAGTCTGCCCGACCCTCTCGAATTCCTAAATAGCGAGTCCAGGGAACACAGACATCTAGCCAAGTTTCTAAGAAACTATCTCTAACTGCTACAGTAATAGGCTCATGTCTGACTTTCTGAATAAAACGACTCAAACAGCGGAGCGCAAAAGTGAATAAAGACAATCCTGCCTTCGATAACTCCCTCCTCCCAGTAGGAATTTTAAGCTTCCATCGGTGATGTAATTCAACCAATGTACGAGCTTTGTATCTCTGTGATCGGCAAAGGGCTCGAATATCGGCACGGTAGCGATGATAGACAATTCCCCCTTGTTGCAAAAAATGAATTCGGTAAGGTGTTAGACTCTGCATTCTCCAATTTAGGTCTACCTCCTCTCCGCCAGACCGGTTCAGTAACAAACCAACTCTCCGAAAGACTTCTGCTCTATACATGACATTCGCTGTACAGGCCGTCGGCAAAAACAGATGGTGTTCTGGACAGTGGCTAGGACTGCGTAGAGTTAAAGCTTCATAGCGAATGATTGGATCATCTAATCTATGAGGTTTTATAGTGCCAGCAACAGCACCTATCTGCTGGTGTGTAAAACCTTCTAGTAAATCCTGAATCCACCGTGGATCCAATACACAATCTACATCTGTGCAGGCTATGTATTCACCTTGTGCTTCTCGAATACCCCGATTGCGAGCTGTGCCACACCCAGGGACAGGTTCAAATAAAACTCGATGGCCACTTTCTTGGAGTAGTTTTGCAGTTCTATCGTTGGAATTGTTGTCTATCAAAAGAATTTCAAGCCTATGGCTTGGGTAGTCTAATGCTTTAAGAGAATCTAGCAAGGTCGGCAACATCTTCTCTCCATTAAAAATGGGAATGACTACCGATACCAAAGGTAAAGACATCCATTTCTGCACTTCCATCTAGAATCTCCTCTTAAGAAGAAGGGGAATGGTTAGATAACGATGAGGAAATTTATGTATTAGAACGGACACTAAAGCGCGAAAACTTATTTGCCCAGCGGGCTGGCAAGATTCCAATCCCTTCCTGAATTATGTTTGGGGCTATCAGCTGCAATGTTCCTAAGTAGAGGATTCCTCCTAGCAGAATGGCTGTCACCAGCAAACTGCTTGCAGAGCCCAGCCACAGCATCTTCATTGCGAAGACACCGACTGTCATTCCAGCTGTAGCATAGAGGATTTCGCTTAGATTACTAAAGTAGGCAATAAAGTTCGAGTTGACGCATTTCAGAGTCAGATACAAACCAATTATCGATACTAGAGAAGTGAAGCTAGTAAAACTCAGCGCCACACCCCGAATGCCAAATGGGATCCCTATCAAGAAGGATAAAACAGCTACTCCTACTGAGGTAGCAATCAGGTTGAGTCGCAATTGAGTTTGCCCAATCGCTATCAAAACTGTCCCATCAAGGGCCTTTAATCCGACAACCAGTGCTCGTACTGCTAGGATCTGCAAAATAGGTGCCGCAGGCAACCATTTTTCGCCGTAAAATACACGTATCAATTCAGGTGCCAAAAGGATAAGTCCTACAACAAGCGGAATAACTACCGCTACAACCAACTGGTTGGCTCTAAACCAACTCTGCTTTACTTTGGTTAAATCCTCCTGCTGTCGAGCTAAGGCTGGAAACAAGACTCCTGCTAACACCTGAGCGATCCGATCCAACGGAGCTGTCATCAAGTTATAGGCCATGCTGTAAAAGCCGAGCTCAACTGCGCCAAGGAATCTTCCTATCAAAAGATTATCGACATTCCGCCCCACATATCCCAGTAGGTTCCCCCCCAGAACATTGTTGCTAAAGCCACTCATTTGCTGTATATCTGCCCATCGAAATTTCCAAGTGGGTCGCCAATTTGAGACGTACCAGAGCAATATTGTTCCTAGCAAGCTAGTTATGACAATACGTCCGACTAGACTCCAGACTCCCCAACCCATATATGCCATTATCAGCCCCCCAATGATGCCAACTAGATGGCTCAGCATTCGACGAAGTTCTAGTGCTCGAAAGCGCATTTTTCTAGTCAGTAGAGCTTCCTGTGTACTCCCTAAAGCAACAATAAAGAAACAACAGGCCAAGGCTGAAATAACCCACTGCACTGCTGGAGTTTGATAGAAGATGGCAATTGGCCAGGAGAGGAAAATGCCAACGAGAGAAAGGCCAAATCCTACGCCTATATTCATCCAAAAAACGCTAGAGATGTGATGTGACTCTATGTTTGCACGCTGAACTAGTGCTGCTCCTAGACCTAAATCCAGTACGACATGGACAATTCCCGTAAACACACTAGCCATTGATAACAAACCAAAATCCTCAGGCGATAGCAATCGAGCCATCACCACCGCGCTACCTAAACTCAATATCTGTTGCATTACTTGGGATCCCACCTTCCAGCGCAGTCCACTGAAAAGGCAAGAACGCAAGTTGTTTGAGGGTGAGGTTTCAAGGTTCGCCATACAGGTTTCTAGGGTTTACTTAGGTAAATCTAGGAGGGAAGAATGAGGAGCCAGAGAAAATCGAATTAAGGGACGTGAAATAGACTGTAAGTGAACAGCAATCAAAGTTAGCAGTGAACGGGGATCCCGCCAGAAAATTGATCCGTCACTAGCAACAGCTTTAGCAATATATTCTTTGGCCAACTCTGGTTCTTGGGCTGTCAACGCCAAGCGAGCTAGGAGACGATAGAAAAAAGCGTAAGCTGTAGGCATCATTGTTCTCACCTTCTCTGTGGAACGGTTAAAAGCAGCTTGCAAAACTTGTTCGCCACATTCCTGCATTTTTTTGACATTAAAAGATAAACCACTTGGCCGAACGCGATATTCGCATAAGACTTGTGGATGTCGATAAAAGCGATGGGATCCCTGCTCTGCTACTTTTAGCCAAAAGTCAAGATCTTCACAG contains:
- a CDS encoding glycosyltransferase family 4 protein, with the protein product MQVTPLLSKFTGSIVEKRRVLHVVKDDKMGGVKSNLRGLIQSDLSNNFDFQIVVFDVEKLCLHSFQGIKEPDLIVYHPTCRLKGLPDLLRLKTRFPKAKLIIHEHAYSQGYEEHNVSQPWRFHSVLRVFYRLADLVVTISQAQADWMLKHHLASDHQLRLIHQCPSLERFAKLFPKSREGDLILGAYGRFCTQKGFEVLIEAMEQVKDLPVKLLLGGSGELEGALHRMAEHLSSVTFLGQVEDVANFLGRCDVVIIPSLWEPWGNVCLEARAAGKPIIASRIDGLIEQVRGSDGESCGLLVTPKNPTELAKGIRIMALASPWQLRRWGERGRLSTQEGHQNYLQAWKELMWEVLY
- a CDS encoding glycosyltransferase yields the protein MEVQKWMSLPLVSVVIPIFNGEKMLPTLLDSLKALDYPSHRLEILLIDNNSNDRTAKLLQESGHRVLFEPVPGCGTARNRGIREAQGEYIACTDVDCVLDPRWIQDLLEGFTHQQIGAVAGTIKPHRLDDPIIRYEALTLRSPSHCPEHHLFLPTACTANVMYRAEVFRRVGLLLNRSGGEEVDLNWRMQSLTPYRIHFLQQGGIVYHRYRADIRALCRSQRYKARTLVELHHRWKLKIPTGRRELSKAGLSLFTFALRCLSRFIQKVRHEPITVAVRDSFLETWLDVCVPWTRYLGIREGRADLLQST
- a CDS encoding lipopolysaccharide biosynthesis protein; this encodes MANLETSPSNNLRSCLFSGLRWKVGSQVMQQILSLGSAVVMARLLSPEDFGLLSMASVFTGIVHVVLDLGLGAALVQRANIESHHISSVFWMNIGVGFGLSLVGIFLSWPIAIFYQTPAVQWVISALACCFFIVALGSTQEALLTRKMRFRALELRRMLSHLVGIIGGLIMAYMGWGVWSLVGRIVITSLLGTILLWYVSNWRPTWKFRWADIQQMSGFSNNVLGGNLLGYVGRNVDNLLIGRFLGAVELGFYSMAYNLMTAPLDRIAQVLAGVLFPALARQQEDLTKVKQSWFRANQLVVAVVIPLVVGLILLAPELIRVFYGEKWLPAAPILQILAVRALVVGLKALDGTVLIAIGQTQLRLNLIATSVGVAVLSFLIGIPFGIRGVALSFTSFTSLVSIIGLYLTLKCVNSNFIAYFSNLSEILYATAGMTVGVFAMKMLWLGSASSLLVTAILLGGILYLGTLQLIAPNIIQEGIGILPARWANKFSRFSVRSNT